The following coding sequences lie in one Arthrobacter sp. SLBN-122 genomic window:
- a CDS encoding GAF and ANTAR domain-containing protein, giving the protein MTQLPLDDLTAAVARIRGLLLTEEKVDRAVSLLAKAIKESLPGSPGAGVSLLDAEGKRTSSAATDSLVEKLDAAQYELGEGPCLTSWAAGKVVIIEDLQTDTRWPRWQTAVASLPVRSVVSAPLVAGKEALGAFKIYSALPGQYDESTGRALALFAETAATLLAHIQGTEAPLRMAESLKASLASRDTINRACGMLMERQGISHERALQQLIQNARVSGATLVEASEQLATRVPPAGL; this is encoded by the coding sequence ATGACACAGCTGCCGCTGGACGATCTGACCGCTGCCGTGGCCCGCATCCGCGGGCTCCTGCTGACGGAGGAGAAGGTGGACCGCGCGGTCTCACTCCTGGCCAAGGCCATTAAGGAGTCGCTGCCGGGCAGTCCCGGTGCCGGCGTGTCCTTGCTGGATGCCGAGGGCAAGCGCACGAGCAGCGCGGCCACCGACTCCCTGGTGGAGAAGCTGGACGCTGCCCAGTACGAGCTGGGTGAGGGCCCCTGCCTTACGTCCTGGGCGGCCGGAAAAGTGGTCATCATCGAGGACCTCCAAACCGATACCCGGTGGCCGCGGTGGCAAACCGCAGTGGCGTCACTCCCGGTCCGGTCGGTGGTGAGCGCGCCGCTGGTGGCCGGCAAGGAAGCGCTGGGCGCCTTCAAGATCTATTCAGCCCTGCCAGGCCAATACGACGAATCAACGGGGCGCGCCCTGGCCCTCTTTGCCGAAACTGCAGCCACCCTGCTGGCCCACATCCAGGGAACCGAAGCCCCGCTCCGGATGGCAGAAAGCCTTAAGGCGAGCTTGGCCAGCCGGGACACCATCAATCGTGCCTGCGGCATGCTGATGGAGCGGCAGGGCATCAGCCATGAACGGGCCTTACAGCAATTAATCCAAAACGCGCGGGTGTCAGGTGCCACCCTGGTTGAGGCCAGCGAGCAGCTGGCCACCAGGGTGCCGCCTGCAGGCTTGTAG
- a CDS encoding cytochrome P450, whose amino-acid sequence MSPLPQAGIRDTALFMLDVFLPTAAKGPLIRRPRAEAVADRLDLDRRAVARMQKLDSKYPAGPLLLRLPFRKQALILRPDQLHRVLAETPEPFSSASSEKRGAMAHFEPRNVLVSTGADRSARRALQEQALDTSSPVHRMADSFLPVIEEEADALLAAAGADTGILDWPLFTAAWHRAVRRVVFGDAARDDVELTDMLARLRKDANWSGLKPRRDNVRAEFRRRVRAGIDAAAPGSLASVLRGKPDADPSAPSDQVPQWLFAFDAAGIAAFRALALLAAHPDQAAKARQEMAGDTSGGRNLPFLRACVLESVRLWPTTPMVLRQTSRPVEWDNGTMPARCGVLVYVPYFHRDGRQADSFDPGLWLQQDAMSGDPESWGVVPFSDGPARCPGRQLVLLMTSALLARLLREDTFALESARLSPDRPLPGTLNHFALRFRVSPA is encoded by the coding sequence ATGAGTCCGCTACCCCAGGCCGGCATCCGCGACACAGCGTTGTTTATGCTGGACGTTTTCCTTCCGACGGCGGCCAAAGGTCCCCTGATCCGGCGGCCCCGGGCGGAGGCCGTTGCGGACCGCCTGGACCTTGACCGGCGGGCGGTGGCCCGGATGCAGAAGCTGGACAGCAAGTATCCGGCTGGACCGCTGCTGCTCCGGCTCCCCTTCCGGAAGCAGGCGCTGATCCTGCGGCCGGACCAGCTCCACCGGGTCCTGGCCGAAACACCGGAACCTTTCTCCTCTGCGAGCAGCGAAAAACGGGGCGCAATGGCGCACTTCGAGCCCCGCAACGTCCTGGTTTCCACCGGGGCCGACAGGAGTGCCCGCCGTGCCCTGCAGGAGCAGGCGCTGGATACTTCAAGCCCGGTCCACCGGATGGCGGACTCCTTCCTGCCGGTCATCGAGGAGGAAGCCGATGCGCTGCTCGCCGCGGCAGGTGCCGACACCGGCATCCTTGACTGGCCGTTGTTCACTGCCGCCTGGCACCGTGCCGTCCGGCGGGTGGTGTTCGGCGATGCGGCCAGGGACGACGTCGAGCTGACCGACATGCTGGCCCGGCTGCGGAAGGACGCCAACTGGTCCGGCCTGAAGCCACGCAGGGACAATGTCCGTGCAGAGTTCCGCCGGCGGGTGCGCGCAGGGATCGACGCCGCCGCCCCGGGCAGCCTTGCCTCAGTGCTGCGCGGCAAACCTGACGCGGACCCTTCAGCACCAAGCGACCAGGTCCCGCAATGGCTGTTCGCCTTCGACGCGGCCGGAATAGCAGCCTTCCGGGCCCTGGCGCTGCTGGCCGCCCATCCTGACCAGGCGGCGAAGGCCAGGCAGGAGATGGCCGGCGATACGTCCGGTGGCCGGAACCTGCCGTTCCTGCGCGCCTGCGTGCTGGAGTCCGTACGCCTGTGGCCAACGACGCCCATGGTGCTGCGCCAGACCTCGCGCCCGGTCGAGTGGGACAACGGGACCATGCCGGCCCGTTGCGGGGTGCTGGTCTATGTCCCCTACTTCCACCGTGACGGCCGGCAGGCCGATTCCTTCGATCCAGGACTGTGGCTGCAGCAGGATGCGATGTCCGGGGACCCCGAAAGCTGGGGCGTGGTCCCCTTCAGCGACGGCCCCGCGCGGTGCCCCGGCCGCCAACTGGTGCTGCTGATGACCAGCGCCCTGCTCGCCCGCCTGCTCCGGGAAGACACCTTCGCCCTGGAATCCGCCCGGCTGTCCCCGGACCGGCCGCTGCCCGGCACGCTGAACCACTTTGCGCTGCGGTTCCGGGTGTCCCCGGCGTGA
- a CDS encoding VIT1/CCC1 transporter family protein: MSETLKLSHNEPHDSSVAARLNWLRAGVLGANDGIVSVAATVVGVAGVTNDLAPILVAGTAAVVGGAVSMALGEYVSVSSQSDSQRALIEKERQELRDDPDGELAELAHIYQAKGLSEATARTVAEELTAKDALKAHLSAELNIDEEEVVSPWHAAFASAIAFTVGAVLPMLAIIFPPEEARIPVTFVAVILALALTGTISAKIGGSSKRKATIRLVVGGALAMAFTFAVGSLLGTTGIA; the protein is encoded by the coding sequence ATGTCTGAAACCCTCAAGCTGAGCCACAACGAACCGCACGACAGCAGCGTGGCAGCCCGCCTGAACTGGCTGCGCGCCGGCGTCCTCGGCGCGAACGACGGCATCGTCTCCGTGGCGGCCACGGTGGTGGGCGTGGCCGGCGTGACCAATGACCTGGCACCCATCCTGGTGGCGGGCACCGCCGCCGTGGTGGGCGGAGCGGTGTCCATGGCCCTGGGCGAATATGTTTCCGTCAGCAGCCAGAGTGACAGCCAGCGGGCCCTGATCGAGAAGGAACGCCAGGAACTCCGGGACGATCCCGACGGCGAACTGGCAGAACTCGCGCACATTTACCAGGCCAAGGGACTCAGTGAAGCCACGGCCCGGACGGTGGCCGAGGAACTGACGGCAAAGGACGCCCTGAAGGCCCACCTCTCCGCCGAACTGAACATTGACGAAGAGGAAGTGGTCAGCCCCTGGCACGCAGCCTTCGCCTCCGCCATCGCGTTCACCGTCGGGGCCGTGCTGCCCATGCTGGCCATCATCTTCCCGCCTGAAGAGGCGCGCATCCCGGTCACGTTTGTTGCCGTCATCCTGGCGCTCGCACTGACCGGCACCATCAGCGCCAAAATCGGCGGGAGCTCCAAACGCAAGGCCACCATCCGGCTGGTGGTGGGCGGGGCGCTGGCCATGGCCTTCACGTTCGCGGTGGGAAGCCTGCTGGGCACCACCGGCATCGCATAG
- a CDS encoding carbon-nitrogen hydrolase family protein yields the protein MDSESMTIAAGQFSAGTDKAKNTTAAGRLIAEAAAAGADLVVLPESSLYGTSEAATTIAAVAEDLDGPFIRSIAAFAKEQSIAVVVGTYERVESGLPYNTLVALDSQGNIRGCYRKTHLYDAFGYRESDGISAGSAEEPLVFSLGGFRFGAFTCYDLRFPESARAAVDAGADVLLVPSMWIRGPGKEDHWSTLAKARAIENTAYVLAANQCGPLATGFSMAVDPAGVVVANAGEEPGLILARLSRDRLEQVRRRVPVLANRRYAVVPLPEPASRSRPRR from the coding sequence ATGGATTCAGAGAGCATGACCATCGCGGCAGGGCAGTTCAGTGCCGGCACGGATAAGGCAAAAAATACGACGGCGGCCGGGCGGCTGATTGCGGAGGCCGCGGCTGCGGGGGCGGACCTGGTGGTCCTCCCCGAGTCCAGCCTGTACGGCACCAGCGAGGCGGCCACCACCATCGCGGCAGTCGCGGAGGACCTGGACGGTCCCTTCATCCGGAGCATCGCTGCGTTCGCGAAGGAGCAGTCGATAGCGGTGGTGGTGGGGACCTATGAACGGGTGGAAAGCGGTCTTCCGTACAACACCCTGGTGGCTTTGGACAGCCAGGGGAACATCCGGGGCTGCTACCGGAAGACCCACCTCTATGATGCGTTCGGGTACCGGGAAAGCGATGGCATCTCGGCGGGCAGCGCGGAGGAACCGTTGGTGTTCAGCCTTGGCGGCTTCCGGTTTGGCGCGTTCACCTGCTATGACCTGCGGTTTCCGGAGAGTGCGCGGGCAGCCGTCGACGCGGGAGCGGACGTCCTGCTGGTGCCCTCCATGTGGATCCGCGGACCGGGCAAGGAGGACCACTGGTCCACGCTGGCCAAGGCGCGGGCCATCGAGAACACGGCCTACGTCCTGGCGGCCAACCAGTGCGGCCCCCTTGCCACCGGCTTCTCCATGGCAGTGGATCCGGCCGGGGTGGTGGTGGCCAACGCGGGTGAGGAGCCCGGCCTGATCCTGGCCCGCCTCAGCCGGGACCGGCTGGAGCAGGTGCGTAGGCGCGTGCCGGTACTCGCGAACCGCCGATACGCCGTCGTACCTCTTCCGGAGCCTGCTTCACGCTCGAGGCCGCGCCGCTGA
- the ctaC gene encoding aa3-type cytochrome oxidase subunit II yields MRRLAGLGAGLMVLPALTSCSDLVSRGFLPGARDTTNNTALITDLWVNSWIAALVVGIITWGLMIWVIVAYRRRKNTVGFPAQLSYNLPLEVFYLAIPLIVIGVLFVFTDREQRAIDARYPNPDVVIDVFGKQWSWDFNYVKEQVHEDAGQQAHLTGDYGAPDRLPTLYLPVGKKVELHLQSRDVQHSFWVVDFLQKRDLYPGHEQYNPYINITPNRIGEYMGKCAELCGEYHSEMLFKVRVVSQQDYDSHIADLKAKGNTGSLGEEYVRQPLSAPSPQAAEAAE; encoded by the coding sequence ATGCGGCGCCTGGCAGGGCTGGGTGCAGGCCTCATGGTGCTGCCGGCACTGACTTCCTGCTCGGATCTGGTTTCCCGCGGCTTCCTGCCCGGAGCCCGCGACACCACCAACAACACCGCGCTGATCACCGACCTCTGGGTCAACTCCTGGATCGCCGCGCTGGTGGTGGGCATCATCACCTGGGGGTTGATGATCTGGGTCATCGTGGCGTACCGGCGCCGGAAGAACACCGTAGGGTTCCCCGCGCAACTGAGCTACAACCTTCCGCTCGAAGTGTTCTACCTGGCGATTCCGCTGATCGTCATCGGCGTCCTGTTCGTCTTTACGGACCGGGAACAGCGGGCCATCGATGCACGCTATCCCAACCCGGACGTCGTGATCGACGTCTTCGGCAAGCAGTGGTCCTGGGATTTCAACTACGTCAAGGAGCAGGTGCACGAGGACGCCGGACAGCAGGCGCACCTGACCGGCGACTATGGCGCCCCGGACCGGCTGCCCACCCTCTACCTTCCGGTGGGAAAGAAAGTGGAGCTGCACCTGCAGTCACGCGACGTGCAGCATTCCTTCTGGGTGGTGGATTTCCTCCAGAAACGCGACCTGTACCCGGGCCACGAACAGTACAACCCCTACATCAACATCACCCCCAACCGCATCGGCGAATACATGGGCAAGTGTGCCGAACTCTGCGGCGAATACCACTCCGAAATGCTCTTCAAGGTCCGGGTGGTAAGCCAGCAGGATTATGACAGCCACATCGCCGACCTGAAGGCCAAGGGCAACACCGGCAGCCTGGGCGAAGAGTATGTCAGGCAGCCGCTCTCAGCCCCGTCACCGCAGGCCGCGGAAGCAGCAGAGTAA